In the Alkaliphilus oremlandii OhILAs genome, one interval contains:
- a CDS encoding cyclic lactone autoinducer peptide — MKKRNILLSLLALVAVNSATLGAGVYCLGFLYQPECPERLKKN, encoded by the coding sequence ATGAAAAAGAGAAACATTTTGTTAAGTCTGTTGGCATTAGTTGCTGTTAATTCAGCTACCTTAGGGGCAGGAGTTTATTGTCTGGGATTCCTGTACCAACCAGAATGCCCAGAAAGATTGAAAAAGAACTAG
- a CDS encoding vWA domain-containing protein, translated as MERDVMIKQMILVTDGQSNVGGSPIIAAEKAYRNGIIVNTIGIVDGKESNEDALNEIVEIAKAGGGTYEYSYINELFQTMQSLTYQTVNKTLQEVVSKQLKEMIGQEIHSMEPASRSKILNYIDDFSEDVGVQCCILLDSSGSMANKIHLARHSILDLIHSFKGRRGKVEIAVIAFPGENMEICKVLHDFNEDSARLERGLYNISPKGGTPTASAIEEGIKLIHKQSMSRLTSNEVIEVSEYIV; from the coding sequence GTGGAACGAGATGTAATGATTAAGCAGATGATTCTTGTAACGGACGGACAGTCCAATGTAGGTGGTAGCCCCATTATAGCTGCTGAAAAGGCATATAGAAACGGAATAATTGTGAATACCATAGGGATTGTAGATGGCAAAGAGAGCAATGAAGATGCACTGAATGAAATTGTAGAGATAGCGAAAGCAGGCGGTGGAACTTACGAATATAGCTATATCAATGAACTTTTCCAAACCATGCAGAGCTTAACCTATCAAACTGTAAATAAAACCCTTCAAGAGGTTGTCAGTAAACAGCTGAAGGAGATGATTGGTCAAGAGATTCACAGTATGGAGCCTGCCTCTAGAAGTAAAATCCTAAACTATATCGATGATTTCTCAGAGGATGTAGGCGTGCAGTGCTGTATTTTATTGGATAGTAGTGGGAGCATGGCGAATAAAATTCACTTGGCAAGACATAGTATCTTAGATTTAATCCATTCCTTTAAGGGAAGAAGGGGAAAAGTAGAAATCGCAGTGATCGCTTTTCCGGGAGAAAACATGGAAATTTGTAAAGTCCTCCACGATTTCAATGAGGATTCAGCAAGACTGGAAAGAGGTCTTTATAATATTAGTCCAAAGGGTGGAACGCCGACTGCATCGGCCATTGAGGAAGGAATCAAGTTGATCCATAAACAGAGTATGTCGCGGTTAACTTCTAATGAAGTAATCGAAGTGAGCGAATATATTGTTTAG
- a CDS encoding serine/threonine protein kinase, producing the protein MKRGVMMFLPLLMPNTTIVGKWNKKTYRVMEKLGEGGIGAVYRVVDVLDGRNYALKLSEDNLSLNREYELLKKFEAIDTIVRVYEIDDMHVGDKIYYFLLMEYIPGITLNEYRKNRSISVAESIGIVIILLKVMGEIHRRGYILGDTKLDNIMVNGEGKVTKIIDLGGVVKINAGIKEFTPAYDRASWQCGHRVAEESYDIFSAAMILTQLLLAKFTFNPKVKSIHRVKEELMNKKINGELKESLIPILNGEKKGVKDFANTLLTIYNKERALEVMRKNKSRDKKINVYFFCSLSFFIYTVILILRK; encoded by the coding sequence TTGAAAAGAGGTGTAATGATGTTCCTACCTTTATTAATGCCTAACACCACAATTGTAGGAAAATGGAATAAAAAGACCTATCGAGTAATGGAAAAACTCGGCGAGGGAGGAATCGGTGCTGTATATAGAGTGGTAGATGTCCTAGATGGCAGAAATTACGCTTTAAAGCTCAGCGAAGATAATTTATCGCTCAACCGAGAATACGAACTTCTAAAAAAATTCGAAGCAATCGATACCATTGTAAGGGTTTATGAAATAGACGATATGCATGTGGGGGATAAAATCTATTATTTTTTACTGATGGAGTATATTCCAGGTATTACATTGAATGAATATAGAAAAAATAGAAGTATATCCGTAGCGGAATCTATAGGAATTGTGATAATTTTATTAAAAGTGATGGGAGAAATTCATAGAAGAGGGTATATATTGGGAGATACAAAGCTGGATAATATCATGGTAAATGGAGAGGGCAAGGTCACCAAGATCATCGATCTAGGCGGTGTAGTAAAAATAAATGCTGGTATTAAAGAATTTACACCGGCTTATGATAGAGCTAGTTGGCAATGTGGTCATCGTGTTGCCGAAGAGTCCTACGATATTTTTAGTGCTGCCATGATTTTAACGCAGCTGTTGCTGGCAAAATTCACCTTCAATCCCAAGGTAAAATCGATCCATAGAGTAAAAGAAGAATTGATGAATAAAAAAATAAATGGCGAATTGAAGGAAAGTTTGATTCCTATTTTAAATGGCGAAAAAAAGGGAGTTAAAGATTTTGCAAATACACTATTAACAATATATAATAAAGAGAGAGCATTGGAAGTTATGAGAAAAAATAAAAGCAGGGATAAAAAGATTAATGTGTATTTTTTCTGTAGCTTATCTTTTTTTATCTACACTGTGATACTAATTTTGAGAAAATAG
- the tilS gene encoding tRNA lysidine(34) synthetase TilS, with amino-acid sequence MIDKIKKTIHENNLIEWGDRIIVAISGGPDSVCLLHNLYQLREEYNLELYGAHLNHNFRGIDAQVDAQYVANLCEELNILCFIKSMDVPQYAKEKGLSSEEAGRILRYEFFDEIAEQVGANKIAVAHNENDQAETVLMRLLRGTGLQGLTAIHINRGRIIRPLLGVDRKSIEEYCEKYQLSPRIDKTNLESIYKRNKIRLELIPYLEEHYNPNIIENLVRTAEILKEDFDFIEEQSREIYSGLMTNQNEFSLTLPLEAIRNLHPAIKSRVIRLAAEQLLGRQEILEYKHVQNVLDLVEKGATGKKTALPLGLIAKISYENLCFTTEAEESRAYEYELPLEDFLYLEELDGTFEARVFERNQTQEISRDKYCKCFDYDQIKNTLNVRNRREGDKFYPLGLTGSKKLKDFFIDYKIDRDERERMPLVCDGNEIMWVVGLRISEKYKITDKTTRILEVTFNRGDSE; translated from the coding sequence ATGATAGATAAAATAAAAAAAACAATTCATGAGAATAACTTAATAGAGTGGGGGGACCGAATCATCGTAGCGATTTCTGGAGGGCCAGATTCTGTCTGTTTGCTACATAACCTATACCAGTTGAGGGAAGAATATAACCTTGAGCTTTATGGTGCACATTTGAACCATAATTTTAGAGGGATTGATGCCCAAGTGGATGCTCAATATGTTGCCAACCTATGTGAGGAGCTCAACATTCTATGCTTTATTAAAAGTATGGATGTACCACAGTATGCAAAGGAAAAGGGACTATCGTCAGAAGAAGCTGGACGAATTCTTCGATATGAATTTTTCGATGAAATTGCAGAACAAGTGGGCGCCAATAAAATCGCTGTGGCCCATAATGAAAATGACCAAGCAGAAACTGTGCTAATGAGACTTTTAAGGGGAACAGGATTACAAGGATTAACTGCCATCCACATCAATCGAGGGAGGATTATTCGGCCTTTGCTGGGTGTGGACAGAAAAAGCATTGAAGAATATTGCGAGAAATATCAGCTCTCACCAAGAATTGATAAAACGAATCTGGAATCCATCTATAAAAGAAATAAAATCAGATTGGAGCTTATTCCTTATTTAGAGGAACATTATAATCCGAATATTATCGAAAATTTAGTTCGAACTGCGGAGATTTTGAAGGAAGATTTTGATTTCATTGAAGAGCAATCCAGAGAAATTTATAGTGGCTTGATGACGAATCAAAATGAATTCAGTTTAACGCTGCCTTTAGAGGCCATTAGGAATTTGCACCCAGCAATTAAATCCAGGGTGATAAGGCTAGCAGCAGAGCAGCTACTGGGAAGGCAGGAAATATTAGAGTATAAGCATGTACAGAATGTATTGGACCTTGTGGAAAAAGGAGCGACAGGTAAAAAGACTGCGCTGCCCTTGGGATTGATCGCTAAAATAAGCTATGAAAACCTTTGCTTCACTACGGAAGCTGAGGAAAGCAGGGCATACGAATATGAACTGCCTCTAGAGGATTTCTTGTACCTGGAAGAATTAGACGGAACCTTTGAAGCTAGAGTATTTGAGCGGAATCAGACACAAGAGATCTCTCGGGATAAATATTGTAAATGCTTCGACTACGATCAGATTAAGAATACTTTAAACGTTAGAAATAGACGGGAAGGCGATAAGTTCTATCCCTTGGGGCTAACCGGCAGTAAGAAGCTCAAAGACTTTTTTATTGATTACAAAATTGATCGAGATGAAAGGGAACGGATGCCTCTAGTTTGTGATGGCAATGAGATTATGTGGGTCGTTGGGCTCAGAATCAGTGAGAAATATAAAATAACGGACAAAACAACGCGAATATTGGAAGTAACCTTTAATAGGGGAGATTCCGAGTAA
- the ftsH gene encoding ATP-dependent zinc metalloprotease FtsH: MKKFFRGASFYILLFLVLLIIVQQFGSQPQQTVDVEFSRLYRALLAEDVHEIYMVDRSIEGVMTIDNAKVNFKSFIPEVFNENEFTELIDAQIKSGTLELKAASPAGTPWFINLLPSALMILIFIVFWFVFMQQSQGGGNRVMSFGKSRAKLHKDDEKRKVTFKDVAGLDEEKEELQEIVDFLRNPKKYMDLGARIPKGILMVGPPGTGKTYLTKAVAGEAGVPFFSISGSDFVEMFVGVGASRVRDLFEQAKKSAPCIIFIDEIDAVGRKRGAGLGGGHDEREQTLNQLLVEMDGFGANEGIIIVAATNRPDILDPALLRPGRFDREVMVGVPDIKGREEILKVHSKGKPLAEDVDLKVIARRTPGFTPADIENLMNEAALLTARKSQKVIGMATVEEAITKVIVGVEKKSRVISEKERKLTAYHEAGHALIARLLPNLDPVHQVTIIPRGRAGGFTMTLPQEDKYYATKKEMEERIVELLGGRMAEKLVLHDISTGAQNDLQRVTAIAKGMVTKYGMSEKLGSMSFGSDEEVFIGRDYHSTRNYSEAVAAEIDSEIRRIVDEAYDRAEKLLTEHMDKLHTVAKALLKVETLDADQFEIIFSGEASIEEEDTVDEALEKINAAVKAKKDSTLTLDKEENKVDLDNDDKIK; encoded by the coding sequence TTGAAAAAATTTTTTCGAGGGGCTAGTTTTTATATTTTGTTGTTTTTAGTTTTATTAATTATCGTTCAACAATTCGGAAGTCAGCCCCAACAGACAGTAGATGTTGAATTTTCTAGATTATATAGAGCACTTTTAGCAGAGGATGTACATGAGATTTATATGGTTGATCGCTCCATAGAAGGAGTTATGACTATAGATAACGCAAAGGTCAATTTCAAGTCATTTATACCTGAGGTATTTAATGAAAATGAATTTACAGAGTTGATCGATGCGCAGATAAAGAGTGGAACTCTTGAGCTTAAGGCTGCATCCCCAGCGGGAACACCATGGTTTATCAATCTATTGCCATCTGCTCTTATGATATTAATATTCATCGTGTTTTGGTTTGTGTTCATGCAGCAATCTCAAGGCGGTGGAAATCGTGTGATGTCTTTCGGTAAAAGCCGTGCAAAGCTTCATAAAGATGACGAAAAAAGAAAAGTTACTTTTAAAGATGTGGCAGGATTAGATGAAGAAAAGGAAGAACTGCAAGAAATTGTAGACTTTTTAAGAAATCCTAAAAAATATATGGACCTGGGTGCTAGAATACCAAAGGGTATTTTAATGGTTGGACCTCCAGGAACAGGAAAGACTTATTTAACCAAAGCTGTAGCTGGAGAAGCTGGTGTACCGTTTTTTAGCATCAGTGGTTCGGACTTTGTTGAAATGTTTGTGGGGGTTGGTGCTTCTCGTGTACGTGACCTTTTTGAGCAAGCAAAGAAAAGTGCCCCTTGTATTATATTCATCGACGAGATCGATGCTGTAGGTAGAAAAAGAGGTGCAGGTCTTGGCGGTGGACACGACGAGAGAGAACAAACCCTAAACCAATTACTCGTTGAGATGGATGGATTCGGTGCAAATGAGGGCATCATTATTGTAGCCGCAACCAACCGACCGGACATTCTAGACCCTGCCCTACTTAGACCGGGAAGATTTGACCGGGAAGTTATGGTGGGTGTACCAGATATTAAAGGTAGAGAAGAAATATTAAAGGTTCACTCTAAGGGTAAGCCTTTGGCAGAAGATGTAGATTTAAAGGTTATTGCAAGAAGAACTCCTGGATTTACACCTGCTGATATTGAAAATCTTATGAATGAGGCTGCGCTTCTCACTGCAAGAAAGAGCCAAAAGGTCATAGGAATGGCTACGGTAGAAGAAGCCATTACAAAAGTAATTGTTGGGGTGGAAAAGAAGAGTCGTGTCATTAGTGAAAAAGAAAGAAAGCTAACGGCTTATCACGAAGCAGGTCATGCTCTTATCGCAAGACTGTTGCCAAACTTAGACCCTGTGCACCAAGTAACGATTATACCGAGAGGTAGAGCGGGTGGATTTACCATGACCCTACCGCAGGAAGATAAGTATTACGCAACTAAAAAGGAAATGGAAGAGCGCATTGTTGAACTTTTAGGAGGAAGAATGGCAGAAAAACTAGTGCTTCATGATATTAGCACAGGTGCCCAAAACGACTTACAAAGAGTGACTGCAATCGCAAAAGGCATGGTAACGAAATACGGTATGAGTGAGAAACTAGGATCCATGAGCTTTGGATCGGACGAAGAGGTATTTATCGGTAGAGATTACCATTCCACAAGAAATTACTCTGAAGCAGTTGCTGCTGAAATCGATAGTGAAATCAGAAGAATTGTGGACGAGGCTTATGACAGAGCGGAGAAGCTATTGACAGAGCATATGGATAAACTGCACACTGTAGCAAAAGCACTTCTGAAGGTTGAAACATTAGATGCAGACCAATTTGAAATCATATTCAGTGGTGAAGCTTCTATTGAGGAAGAGGATACCGTCGATGAAGCTTTGGAAAAAATTAATGCAGCTGTAAAAGCAAAAAAAGACAGCACATTAACTTTAGACAAAGAAGAAAATAAGGTTGATTTAGATAATGATGATAAAATAAAGTAA
- a CDS encoding aspartate-alanine antiporter-like transporter, with amino-acid sequence MLGLIRFDLIGWIMSPYILMFVAVFTGILLGNIKIGKFNFGASGCLFTGLFIGWAVYGYGIKIQEGQKGLEAAKSMISVGVVPSTFFNLFLVFFVVAVGLLAAKDLGAVIKKYGSKFVVLGFIITLSGAIATYSMVLLSPIDNPYEVSGVYTGALTSSPGLAAAIETARDHATVRVNGFGDAGSQEREKFMKILDPSGEVYQESLDSLTNEQESQFIKNAESGIGLGYAVGYPFGVIIVILAINFLPKIFKMNLEEEKERFHKEMQEARAMVKAGKEIVETKFDIVAFTFACFFGYSIGIIEIYLGSMIGYFSLGATGGALIGSLILGYIGKIGPMSFRMDMKVLGIVRELSLCFFLGIVGLRYGYQVFDAILGTGASLAIISLFVGAVAILVGFLVGRYVFKLNWIMLAGSICGGMTSTPGLGVAIDALDSDDPAAGYGAVYPFALLGMVLFTIILHKLPM; translated from the coding sequence ATGTTGGGTTTAATTAGGTTTGATTTAATAGGGTGGATAATGAGCCCGTATATTTTAATGTTTGTAGCAGTGTTTACAGGGATTTTGCTAGGGAACATTAAAATTGGGAAATTTAATTTTGGCGCATCAGGATGTTTATTTACTGGATTGTTTATAGGATGGGCGGTATATGGGTATGGAATAAAGATTCAAGAGGGGCAGAAGGGATTGGAAGCAGCTAAGAGTATGATTTCAGTGGGCGTTGTTCCATCTACGTTCTTCAATTTATTTCTAGTTTTCTTTGTAGTGGCAGTTGGCTTGCTTGCTGCGAAAGATTTGGGGGCTGTTATAAAAAAATATGGCTCTAAATTTGTTGTACTAGGCTTTATAATTACCCTTTCAGGTGCAATAGCAACTTATAGTATGGTTTTACTTAGCCCTATTGATAATCCTTACGAAGTATCTGGGGTGTATACAGGGGCATTAACCAGTTCGCCAGGCCTTGCGGCTGCTATTGAAACAGCAAGAGACCATGCAACTGTAAGGGTGAACGGATTTGGAGATGCAGGTTCTCAGGAACGAGAAAAATTCATGAAGATATTGGATCCTTCCGGAGAAGTATATCAAGAATCCTTGGATTCTTTAACAAATGAACAAGAAAGTCAATTTATTAAAAACGCAGAATCGGGAATTGGACTAGGATATGCAGTAGGGTATCCATTCGGTGTAATTATAGTTATTCTGGCTATAAATTTTCTACCTAAAATTTTTAAAATGAATTTAGAAGAAGAGAAAGAACGGTTCCATAAAGAAATGCAGGAAGCACGTGCCATGGTTAAAGCAGGTAAAGAAATTGTTGAAACTAAATTTGATATTGTTGCATTTACATTTGCCTGTTTCTTTGGATATAGCATCGGTATCATAGAGATATATTTAGGATCTATGATCGGCTATTTTAGCTTAGGGGCTACGGGAGGAGCGTTAATAGGATCTCTGATACTGGGCTATATAGGGAAGATTGGACCAATGAGTTTTAGGATGGATATGAAAGTATTGGGAATTGTCAGGGAATTATCGCTATGCTTTTTCTTAGGCATTGTAGGACTACGATATGGATATCAGGTTTTTGATGCGATCTTGGGTACAGGAGCATCTTTAGCAATCATATCCTTATTTGTAGGGGCGGTAGCAATCCTTGTAGGTTTCTTAGTCGGAAGATATGTATTTAAATTAAACTGGATTATGCTAGCAGGATCCATATGTGGAGGAATGACCTCTACACCAGGATTAGGGGTTGCTATTGATGCCTTAGACAGTGACGATCCAGCAGCGGGTTATGGTGCTGTATATCCATTTGCACTGTTGGGAATGGTGCTATTTACAATAATACTACATAAGTTACCGATGTGA
- a CDS encoding DUF3870 domain-containing protein, translating to MEPFEIFISGYAKLPMGTTAEELYKVIAVGILVDKNTGEILDADCTLVTSVAKNLVNKLLVGKNILRFEEIEKAINERYFGTVKKSLISSIKKCHDKLKIILEEGPVEV from the coding sequence ATGGAGCCTTTTGAAATATTTATAAGTGGTTATGCTAAGCTGCCTATGGGCACCACAGCAGAAGAACTATATAAAGTTATAGCTGTGGGGATTCTGGTGGATAAAAATACTGGCGAGATTCTTGATGCAGATTGTACTCTGGTGACGAGTGTAGCAAAAAATCTGGTGAATAAATTGCTCGTAGGAAAAAACATTTTAAGATTTGAGGAAATAGAAAAAGCAATTAATGAAAGATATTTTGGAACTGTAAAAAAATCGCTAATATCCTCTATTAAGAAATGTCACGATAAACTTAAGATAATCTTGGAGGAAGGTCCTGTAGAGGTTTAA
- a CDS encoding acetyl-CoA hydrolase/transferase family protein encodes MKDRIRKDDLKEKVMSAESAAMLIKDGMIVATSGFTPSGYPKAVPLALEKRVNEGEAIGITVLCGASVGDELDGALTRCGVMKRRYPYQTNNDLRNAINESQVSYQDMHLSHVTQFIDYGFFGKIDVALVEALAITEEGGIIPTTSIGLMPQAIKNSDMVIVEINMSQPMELEGMHDIYMTEKPPYRKAIPIEQTGDRVGTHYIPCPPEKIAAIVFTDIPDKVRPLGPIDEPSKLISGHIIDFLKYEVRKGRLPKNLLPLQSGVGSVANAVLGGLVNSDFKDLTCYTEVIQDSMLDLIDAGKVTIASGTALTPSIEGLKRLHENMKHYAKHCILRPMEISNNPEVIRRLGIISMNTAIEVDIYGHVNSTNIMGSRMMNGIGGSGDFTRNAYLSIFTTVSTAKNGEISSIVPKASHIDHTEHDVSVVVTEQGLADLRGTSPRERARKIIQNCAHPDYRDMLMDYLERAEKTKFKYQPHLLDEALSWHDRFLKTGSMKVDKNQSRDISDLIASSKE; translated from the coding sequence ATGAAAGATAGAATTAGAAAAGATGACCTTAAAGAAAAAGTTATGTCAGCGGAATCTGCAGCTATGCTAATAAAAGATGGAATGATAGTAGCTACAAGTGGATTTACACCTTCGGGATATCCAAAGGCTGTCCCTCTTGCATTGGAAAAAAGGGTGAATGAAGGAGAAGCTATAGGCATAACAGTACTATGTGGTGCTTCCGTAGGGGACGAGTTGGATGGAGCACTGACTAGGTGTGGCGTAATGAAGAGACGGTATCCATATCAGACCAACAATGATTTAAGAAATGCCATCAATGAATCACAGGTTAGCTATCAAGACATGCATTTAAGCCACGTTACTCAATTTATTGATTATGGTTTTTTTGGAAAAATCGATGTAGCGTTGGTTGAGGCACTAGCAATAACCGAAGAAGGCGGCATCATACCTACTACGTCAATCGGTCTGATGCCTCAAGCAATAAAAAATTCTGATATGGTAATTGTTGAAATCAACATGAGTCAGCCCATGGAATTGGAGGGTATGCATGACATTTATATGACTGAAAAGCCTCCTTATAGAAAAGCGATTCCTATAGAGCAAACTGGAGATCGAGTGGGTACTCATTATATTCCATGCCCCCCAGAGAAGATAGCGGCTATTGTTTTTACGGACATACCGGATAAGGTAAGACCACTGGGACCTATAGATGAACCTTCAAAACTGATATCAGGACATATTATTGATTTTTTAAAATACGAAGTGCGTAAGGGAAGACTACCTAAAAACTTATTGCCATTACAGTCCGGAGTAGGATCTGTGGCGAATGCTGTACTAGGAGGTTTAGTTAACTCTGACTTTAAAGATCTCACTTGTTACACCGAAGTGATACAGGATTCTATGCTCGATTTAATTGATGCTGGTAAGGTGACGATAGCTTCTGGAACTGCATTAACACCATCAATAGAGGGACTTAAAAGATTACATGAGAATATGAAGCATTATGCGAAACACTGTATATTACGACCTATGGAAATTAGTAATAATCCAGAAGTTATAAGACGCTTAGGCATAATTTCAATGAATACGGCGATAGAGGTAGATATATATGGACATGTAAATTCCACCAATATTATGGGATCAAGAATGATGAATGGAATCGGAGGCTCAGGAGATTTTACTAGGAATGCGTATCTATCTATATTCACTACCGTTTCTACTGCAAAAAATGGAGAAATATCTTCTATTGTACCTAAGGCATCTCATATAGATCATACAGAGCACGATGTTTCTGTGGTGGTTACAGAACAAGGGCTAGCAGACTTAAGGGGCACATCTCCTAGGGAAAGAGCGAGAAAGATTATACAAAACTGTGCCCATCCAGATTACAGGGATATGCTTATGGATTATTTAGAGAGAGCAGAAAAAACTAAATTTAAATATCAGCCACATTTATTGGATGAAGCTCTTTCTTGGCACGATCGATTTTTAAAGACTGGAAGCATGAAAGTCGATAAAAATCAATCTAGAGATATAAGTGACCTGATTGCCTCTTCAAAGGAGTAA
- a CDS encoding acyl-CoA mutase large subunit family protein yields the protein MFEKENIKNLKQKQADWNEKKVGKALAKFPERREQFVTGSNQEVERLYTPADIPDFNYEEDLGFPGEFPFTRGVQPTMYRGRFWTMRQYAGFATAEESNKRYKYLLEQGQTGLSVAFDLPTQIGYDSSHPLSEGEVGKVGVAIDSLKDMEILFDGIPLDKVSTSMTINAPASVLLAMYIAVAEKQGVSSDKLRGTIQNDILKEYIARGTYIFPPEPSMRLITDIFEYCSKEVPQWNTISISGYHIREAGSTAVQEVAFTLADGIAYVEAAIKAGLDVDTFAPRLSFFFNAHNDLLEEVSKFRAARRLWAKIMKDHFGAKDPKSMQLKFHTQTGGCTLTAQQPDNNIVRVAIQTLAAVLGGTQSLHTNSKDEALALPTEDSVRIALRTQQIVAHESGVAETIDPLAGSYYVESLTNKIEAEAMAYIDKIIELGGAPKAIEKGFIQKEIMDSSYEYQKQIESGDRVVVGMNKFKIQEASPKGLLRVDPVVGQLQKQKIKELQEERDNAAVAEKLASLKEAAEGTSNLMPFILDAVRAYATLGEICGVLRDVFGEYQQSVII from the coding sequence ATGTTTGAAAAAGAAAATATTAAGAATTTGAAACAAAAACAGGCTGACTGGAATGAAAAAAAAGTTGGGAAAGCTTTAGCGAAGTTTCCAGAAAGAAGAGAACAGTTTGTGACAGGTTCTAATCAGGAAGTAGAAAGACTGTACACGCCAGCAGATATTCCAGACTTTAACTACGAAGAGGACTTAGGTTTTCCTGGAGAGTTTCCATTCACGAGAGGCGTTCAGCCTACCATGTATCGTGGACGTTTCTGGACCATGAGACAATATGCTGGATTTGCTACAGCAGAGGAATCCAATAAGCGATATAAGTACTTATTAGAGCAAGGGCAAACTGGATTATCCGTTGCTTTTGACCTACCAACCCAAATTGGATATGATTCCAGCCACCCTCTATCAGAAGGAGAGGTAGGGAAGGTTGGTGTTGCTATTGATTCGTTGAAGGACATGGAAATTTTATTTGATGGCATTCCTTTAGATAAGGTCAGTACATCCATGACCATTAATGCACCAGCTTCAGTGTTATTAGCTATGTATATTGCGGTTGCAGAGAAACAAGGTGTATCCTCTGACAAGTTGAGAGGAACAATTCAAAATGACATATTAAAAGAGTATATTGCGAGAGGTACATATATTTTTCCACCAGAGCCTTCTATGAGATTGATTACCGATATTTTTGAATATTGCTCAAAAGAAGTACCGCAGTGGAACACCATCAGTATTTCAGGATACCATATTCGAGAAGCAGGTTCTACGGCAGTGCAGGAGGTTGCATTTACATTAGCGGATGGTATCGCCTACGTTGAAGCTGCTATTAAAGCAGGGCTGGATGTAGATACATTTGCACCAAGGCTTTCTTTCTTCTTCAATGCTCACAATGACCTTTTAGAAGAGGTTTCTAAATTTAGAGCGGCAAGAAGACTTTGGGCAAAGATCATGAAGGATCACTTCGGTGCAAAGGATCCAAAGTCTATGCAGTTAAAATTCCATACCCAAACCGGAGGTTGTACCTTAACAGCACAGCAGCCAGATAACAATATCGTTCGTGTAGCAATCCAAACCTTAGCGGCGGTACTTGGAGGAACTCAGTCCTTACACACAAACTCGAAAGATGAGGCTCTTGCCCTTCCTACAGAGGACTCTGTAAGAATCGCTTTAAGAACACAGCAAATCGTTGCACACGAAAGTGGTGTTGCGGAAACAATCGATCCTTTGGCAGGTTCCTATTATGTAGAGAGCTTAACAAACAAGATCGAAGCAGAGGCCATGGCATATATCGATAAGATCATAGAGCTAGGTGGTGCACCAAAGGCTATAGAAAAAGGATTTATACAGAAAGAAATTATGGACAGTTCCTATGAATACCAAAAACAGATTGAAAGTGGCGATAGAGTTGTTGTTGGTATGAATAAGTTTAAAATACAAGAAGCTTCTCCAAAGGGACTGCTAAGAGTGGACCCTGTTGTTGGACAATTACAAAAACAAAAAATTAAAGAACTTCAAGAGGAGAGAGACAACGCTGCAGTAGCTGAGAAATTGGCATCTTTAAAAGAAGCTGCTGAAGGTACTTCCAACTTAATGCCGTTTATTTTAGATGCAGTGCGTGCCTATGCAACCCTAGGAGAAATCTGTGGTGTGTTGAGAGATGTCTTTGGTGAATATCAACAAAGCGTTATCATATAA
- a CDS encoding cobalamin B12-binding domain-containing protein, translating into MERPIRVLVAKPGLDGHDRGAKVIARALRDAGMEVIYTGLRQTPEQIVAAAIQEDVEVVALSILSGAHNHLLPKVVELLKGEGAYDDILVIGGGVIPDEDIPFLKENGIAEIFTPGTPTATTIDFIKNNLKR; encoded by the coding sequence ATGGAAAGACCTATTAGAGTATTGGTAGCAAAGCCAGGGTTAGATGGACACGATCGTGGTGCAAAGGTGATTGCAAGAGCTTTAAGAGATGCAGGAATGGAAGTAATTTATACAGGACTAAGACAAACACCGGAGCAAATCGTAGCTGCTGCTATACAGGAGGACGTTGAAGTTGTTGCACTAAGTATTTTATCTGGTGCACATAATCACTTATTGCCAAAAGTCGTTGAACTTTTAAAAGGAGAAGGCGCTTACGATGATATTCTAGTGATCGGCGGCGGTGTGATCCCTGACGAAGACATACCATTTTTAAAGGAAAACGGAATTGCAGAAATATTTACGCCGGGAACGCCTACAGCTACGACCATAGATTTTATTAAGAATAATTTAAAACGGTAG